ATGAGGAAGGTCTGCAGCCTCCTGATATAGCCCGTAAGACCAATCATTCGCAGCAGGCTGTTGATAGATACATCAAAGACTATGAAAGAGTGAAATTTCTTGTCAGAAGAGGTATTGAACCCGCGCAAATACAGCATATGACTGGCAGAGGTAAATCAGTAATTGAGCAGTATATTGAGATTATAGAGCATTATCATCCCGATAATGGCAATGATTAAGAAGAAAGTTAATTCGATCTTCAGATTTTCATCAGGGGGTTAACCCCCTGATGAACCAGTCAACACCGTACAACCACGTCTAACCGCGGAACAGGGCGGACAAATGTCCTAAGTGTAATTATTTAAATTTTCCACATTCTTATCAATCACCCTATTATTCTTGTCCAAATTGACCTTCCTTGTTTGTTTAGAACTCTGAGCTATCTGCCTCAGGGTATTGTAAACATGGTTTCGGGCTTCATGTTTTTTGGTGCCACTACCTCCTACCATCACTGTTAGAAAGTCTAATTCTAGATCTTTTAACATATCATAAACTACTTCCAAAGCAACCCTTTTTTCACAGACCAAAAGTATTTTTTCATTTTCTTTTAAAGAATCCCCGATTAAATTTACTATAGTCTGAGATTTGCCTGTACCGGGAGGCCCCTGAACTACCAAGGCCTTAGATTTTCTTGATTGAAGAAGTACTTCTTCCTGCGTAACATCAGCTGGTAAAATTTTAAGACGTTCTTTTTCCTTATAGTCATCTACATTTTTCACTTCTTCAGTTACAACTTTACTGATGGTCTCATTTTTATAATTTCCCAGAATATGTTTGATCAGTTCTGGTAATTGTCCTTGATCATTATAATCTTTTATCCCAATCAGGTCATTAACTAGAGAATTTTTACCCTGAGGAAAATGCCCTAATATTGCATAGGGTTTTAAAATTAGCGAACTCTGATTATTAATTTTATCCGGAGTTTCATCTCTTGGAATTTCTGGAAACTCTTCAATTTCTTCATTCAAAACATTCCAGTTATCTATTAATTCATTGGGAAAATAGTTCTTTATTTCATGCCAGAATTGCTCAGGATTTTCGACTACTTCTTGAGCCTCCCATTCAGGAACTTCTTCTGGTTCGAACTCTATTCCTAACTCTTGCTGCAAAGTAATTAAAAGA
The nucleotide sequence above comes from Halarsenatibacter silvermanii. Encoded proteins:
- a CDS encoding DUF4011 domain-containing protein translates to MSGDKEVLNLLIKNATKVNRRDNSLLMRRIRRYKDFDLVNGSLSANKLINALYKCKPDEYDLTNGSIRDGDNKFSYKLKKIRKNSNTRREETGLSPLAVGFPFFEGWLGDWYRGPLVLTPVELELVKNDNKINNWVFNIDKNAEINVNLALLITLQQELGIEFEPEEVPEWEAQEVVENPEQFWHEIKNYFPNELIDNWNVLNEEIEEFPEIPRDETPDKINNQSSLILKPYAILGHFPQGKNSLVNDLIGIKDYNDQGQLPELIKHILGNYKNETISKVVTEEVKNVDDYKEKERLKILPADVTQEEVLLQSRKSKALVVQGPPGTGKSQTIVNLIGDSLKENEKILLVCEKRVALEVVYDMLKDLELDFLTVMVGGSGTKKHEARNHVYNTLRQIAQSSKQTRKVNLDKNNRVIDKNVENLNNYT
- a CDS encoding DUF1670 domain-containing protein; translation: EEGLQPPDIARKTNHSQQAVDRYIKDYERVKFLVRRGIEPAQIQHMTGRGKSVIEQYIEIIEHYHPDNGND